The Coffea eugenioides isolate CCC68of chromosome 8, Ceug_1.0, whole genome shotgun sequence genome has a segment encoding these proteins:
- the LOC113780830 gene encoding expansin-like B1 translates to MTFALNHCCIFLCILVLLPVTCYSGDVFLSARATFYGSAGALGTPSGACGFGEYGKTVNNGEVCGVSKLYQNGTGCGACYQVRCKHPQYCTEEGTTVVVTDFAIGHGTDFVLSFEAFVKLARTNMGRLLIALGVIDAEYKRVPCQYPGTNVKVKVHEKSRYPDYLAIVILYQGGESDITAVEIYEESSKKWKAMRRAFGAVWNISNPPKGALSFRFQASGSAGVKWVEPKKVIPSEWRAGIIIDTAVQLN, encoded by the exons ATGACTTTTGCACTCAATCACTGCTGCATTTTCCTCTGCATATTGGTACTACTGCCAGTTACCTGTTACAGCGGTGATGTATTCTTATCCGCTCGGGCAACTTTTTATGGTAGTGCTGGTGCCTTGGGGACTCCAT CCGGAGCTTGTGGTTTTGGAGAATATGGTAAAACAGTCAACAATGGTGAGGTTTGTGGTGTCTCCAAGCTATACCAGAATGGAACTGGCTGTGGCGCATGCTATCAG GTGAGGTGCAAACATCCGCAATATTGCACTGAAGAGGGAACGACGGTGGTGGTGACAGACTTTGCAATAGGACACGGCACAGATTTTGTCCTAAGCTTTGAGGCCTTCGTAAAATTGGCACGTACAAACATGGGTAGACTGTTGATAGCACTTGGGGTGATTGATGCAGAATACAAAAGGGTTCCTTGCCAATATCCAGGGACCAATGTCAAGGTGAAGGTTCATGAGAAAAGCAGATACCCTGACTACCTTGCCATTGTCATCCTATATCAAGGCGGCGAAAGTGACATCACAGCAGTTGAAATCTATGAG GAAtcaagcaagaaatggaaggcCATGAGGAGGGCCTTTGGAGCTGTATGGAACATATCTAACCCACCCAAAGGTGCACTTAGCTTCAGGTTCCAAGCAAGTGGCAGCGCTGGAGTAAAATGGGTGGAGCCGAAAAAGGTTATTCCCAGTGAATGGAGGGCAGGGATTATCATTGACACGGCTGTGCAGCTCAACTGA
- the LOC113781042 gene encoding histone-lysine N-methyltransferase family member SUVH9-like — protein sequence MVCLLNGGLSDGNPNKRSLESGYHPSNSGNASNYKSRKVSAVRDFPPMCGPNTQPHLEAKDNSALQVSDIAVGEPNGVKIETEVQNQPHERMKSPARVDANGIGTSTNGVHSETKVETQAHELIKTKNEMETDQSGKLSNLEDLENGVLVSSDNAPAALEANCVKDESQVETQSHELGGGLYGVEGNGSLDKLVEKVVAGFTDSLDDGVKKMALDVKPAGMELMKEVERKTILVGPSKGEVNGREAEAAVMELDKKEITTLVRCIGEDVVKPTVEIDHMVHREVSIKDGSVPSPKNKFRTRRVSAIRDFPPFCGRNAPVPSMQESLKITSGESSLGMDKVNMEKRMMEVSKDGADSKALKDGADSRTSVEILPAKVQKDTLEKVETGVEVAALEEPITFGCKPAKGNVQVDDIRGSQARGVVSLPKDVSDATILKEAVEGQGSISKAPDLFEGENTLDRMALDDSTGSGHEDEPATVTGLHAAPNCPLRLGKVPLSSSVEKTRGKVNEGNLTWRSKAKAFAKKTIVNTESSERSSLKKVAVSVRKGADGNFGAIVRDEGIYRSEDDKSPKGSTTGSRVDVNLPPFGPSSSNGDARNRVRETLRLFQALCRKILQGEESRPEEDTTLKRPEKTRRIDLLAAKIIKEKGKEVNTGKQYLGAVPGVEVGDEFQYRVELAIVGIHRLYQAGIDSMKHNGVLVATSIVASGAYDDDMENADVLIYSGQGGNIVGKDKQPEDQKLEKGNLGLWNCISTKNPVRVIRGSKETKASDSLDSRAKVVTSYIYDGLYTVEKCREETGTYGKLVFMFELKRIPGQPELAWKEVKKSKKSRVRQGVCIDDIAGGQETFPVCAVNTIDSEKPQQFNYIRKMKYPDWFRLVSPKGCDCTGKCSDSRKCYCAQRNGGGIPYNRNGAIVEAKPLVFECGPHCKCPPTCYNRVSQHGIKIQLEIFKTKSRGWGVRSLYSIPSGSFICEYAGELLEDKEAELRAGSDEYLFDIGKNYSEGSINSDGLGNSSEAVEEGGYTIDAAKYGNIGRFINHSCSPNLYAQDVLYDHADKRVPHVMLFAADNIPPLQELTYHYNYGVGQVHDSKGNIKEKSCYCGSTECIGRMY from the coding sequence ATGGTGTGCTTGTTGAATGGTGGATTGTCTGACGGGAACCCAAACAAGCGGTCATTGGAGAGTGGGTATCACCCTTCGAACTCTGGAAATGCATCTAACTACAAGTCCAGGAAGGTTTCAGCTGTTCGGGATTTTCCTCCTATGTGTGGTCCAAATACTCAGCCTCATTTAGAAGCCAAAGACAATAGTGCGTTGCAAGTTAGTGATATTGCTGTTGGAGAGCCTAATGGTGTTAAAATTGAAACTGAGGTCCAGAATCAACCTCATGAAAGGATGAAAAGTCCAGCTAGGGTGGATGCGAATGGAATTGGGACATCAACTAATGGCGTTCATAGTGAAACTAAGGTTGAGACTCAGGCTCATGAATTAATCAAGACTAAAAATGAGATGGAAACTGATCAATCTGGAAAGCTGTCCAATTTGGAAGATCTAGAAAATGGGGTTTTGGTGAGCAGTGATAATGCTCCTGCAGCTTTAGAGGCCAATTGTGTTAAAGATGAAAGTCAGGTGGAGACTCAGTCTCATGAACTGGGAGGGGGTTTATATGGGGTGGAAGGGAATGGATCTCTGGATAAGTTGGTGGAAAAAGTGGTGGCTGGCTTTACTGATAGTTTGGATGATGGGGTCAAGAAAATGGCGTTGGATGTAAAGCCTGCAGGAATGGAGTTGATGAAGGAGGTTGAAAGGAAAACCATTTTGGTGGGACCCTCAAAGGGAGAGGTAAATGGAAGGGAGGCTGAGGCAGCAGTGATGGAATTGGACAAGAAAGAAATTACGACTTTGGTGAGGTGCATAGGTGAAGATGTAGTAAAACCTACTGTTGAAATTGATCACATGGTTCACAGGGAGGTTTCTATTAAAGATGGCTCTGTCCCGAGTCCAAAGAACAAATTCCGCACAAGAAGAGTTTCAGCTATTCGTGACTTTCCTCCATTCTGTGGAAGAAATGCTCCTGTACCGTCTATGCAGGAGAGCCTAAAAATTACTTCTGGGGAGAGTTCGCTGGGGATGGACAAGGTTAATATGGAAAAGAGGATGATGGAAGTGTCGAAGGATGGTGCGGATAGCAAGGCATTGAAGGATGGTGCAGATAGCAGGACATCTGTGGAGATATTGCCTGCTAAGGTACAAAAGGACACATTGGAAAAAGTGGAGACTGGTGTTGAAGTCGCTGCTCTAGAAGAACCAATCACTTTTGGTTGCAAACCAGCAAAAGGAAATGTTCAGGTTGATGATATCCGGGGAAGTCAAGCAAGAGGAGTGGTGTCTCTGCCCAAGGATGTTTCTGATGCTACAATCCTTAAGGAAGCCGTGGAAGGTCAAGGCTCTATAAGTAAGGCGCCTGATCTGTTTGAAGGTGAGAACACCCTTGATAGAATGGCTCTGGATGATAGCACTGGTTCAGGACATGAAGATGAACCTGCAACAGTGACTGGTCTGCATGCTGCACCAAATTGTCCTTTGAGGCTGGGTAAAGTGCCCCTAAGTTCTAGTGTTGAAAAAACCCGAGGCAAGGTTAATGAAGGCAATTTAACATGGCGAAGCAAGGCCAAAGCTTTTGCTAAGAAAACCATTGTCAATACTGAGTCTTCAGAAAGATCATCTCTGAAGAAGGTTGCTGTTTCTGTTCGCAAGGGTGCAGATGGTAATTTTGGTGCAATTGTTAGGGATGAGGGAATTTATAGATCAGAAGATGATAAGTCACCTAAAGGTTCTACTACTGGTTCCAGGGTTGATGTGAATTTGCCTCCTTTTGGTCCAAGTTCAAGCAATGGTGATGCTCGTAATAGAGTTAGAGAGACCCTGCGCCTGTTTCAAGCATTGTGTAGAAAAATCTTGCAGGGAGAAGAGTCGAGGCCGGAAGAAGATACAACATTGAAGCGGCCAGAGAAAACCAGGAGGATTGATCTTCTAGCAGCAAAGATTataaaagagaaaggaaaagaagttAATACTGGCAAACAATATTTGGGGGCAGTTCCAGGAGTTGAAGTGGGTGACGAGTTCCAGTACAGAGTGGAGCTTGCCATTGTTGGGATTCATCGTTTATACCAGGCTGGCATAGATTCCATGAAGCACAATGGAGTGCTTGTTGCAACTAGTATTGTTGCATCAGGGGCATATGATGATGATATGGAGAATGCTGATGTCCTAATATATTCTGGGCAAGGAGGAAATATAGTTGGCAAAGATAAGCAACCGGAGGACCAGAAGCTTGAAAAAGGTAACTTGGGATTGTGGAATTGTATCTCCACTAAAAATCCTGTGCGTGTAATTCGTGGATCCAAAGAGACTAAGGCTTCTGATTCGCTGGACTCAAGGGCTAAGGTAGTCACGTCATACATTTATGATGGCTTGTATACTGTGGAGAAGTGTAGGGAAGAAACTGGGACATATGGTAAACTAGTGTTTATGTTTGAATTGAAGAGAATCCCAGGCCAGCCGGAGCTTGCATGGAAAGAGGTAAAGAAGTCCAAAAAATCTAGAGTGCGGCAGGGGGTTTGCATTGATGACATTGCAGGGGGACAAGAGACATTTCCCGTATGTGCTGTGAACACAATTGACAGTGAGAAACCCCAACAGTTTAATTACATTAGAAAGATGAAATATCCTGATTGGTTCCGCCTAGTTTCTCCTAAAGGCTGTGATTGTACTGGTAAATGCTCTGATTCTCGAAAATGCTATTGTGCACAAAGAAATGGAGGAGGGATCCCATATAATCGTAATGGGGCTATAGTGGAAGCAAAACCTCTTGTCTTTGAATGTGGACCTCATTGCAAATGCCCTCCTACATGCTATAACAGAGTCAGCCAGCATGGTATCAAAATTCAGCTTGAGATCTTCAAGACTAAGTCAAGGGGCTGGGGAGTAAGGTCCTTGTATTCTATTCCTTCAGGAAGTTTTATTTGTGAATATGCTGGGGAGCTTCTTGAGGACAAGGAAGCTGAACTAAGAGCAGGAAGTGACGAATATTTGTTTGACATTGGAAAGAATTACAGCGAGGGTTCAATCAATTCCGATGGATTAGGAAATTCAAGCGAAGCTGTAGAAGAAGGTGGCTATACCATTGATGCAGCAAAGTATGGCAATATCGGGAGGTTCATAAATCATAGTTGTTCACCCAACCTTTATGCTCAGGATGTGCTCTATGATCATGCTGACAAAAGAGTGCCCCACGTAATGCTTTTTGCGGCGGACAACATTCCTCCATTGCAGGAGCTAACTTACCATTACAATTATGGTGTGGGTCAGGTTCATGATTCCAAAGGAAATATCAAGGAAAAGAGTTGCTATTGTGGTTCTACAGAATGTATTGGTAGGATGTATTAG